From a region of the Mycoplasma miroungigenitalium genome:
- a CDS encoding inorganic diphosphatase has protein sequence MSNNIVEIKIEIQKGSNIKYEYDRADGQIHVDRILRGDFVYPANYGFIPNALDWDGDELDVLLYSQEKFVPGVLLNARIIGAMKMIDSGETDTKLIAVHADDYRLDSITSIEQLPEPFLKNVETFFNNYKNWKKPGASKVTGFEGLKWALDELEECKNLMIEYGKMPKKEFVALMMKKHPEKYEE, from the coding sequence ATGTCAAATAATATAGTAGAAATTAAAATTGAGATTCAAAAAGGATCAAATATTAAATATGAATATGACCGCGCTGATGGTCAAATACACGTGGATAGAATATTAAGAGGAGATTTTGTCTATCCAGCAAACTACGGATTTATTCCAAACGCTTTAGACTGAGATGGAGATGAATTAGACGTTTTACTTTATTCTCAAGAAAAATTTGTTCCTGGCGTACTATTAAACGCTCGTATTATTGGAGCAATGAAAATGATAGACTCTGGAGAAACTGACACTAAGTTAATTGCGGTTCATGCAGATGATTACAGATTAGACTCAATCACTTCTATTGAACAGTTACCAGAACCATTTTTAAAAAATGTTGAAACTTTCTTCAATAATTATAAAAATTGAAAAAAACCTGGAGCATCAAAAGTTACTGGTTTTGAAGGCTTAAAATGAGCTTTAGATGAGCTAGAAGAATGCAAAAACTTAATGATTGAATATGGCAAAATGCCTAAAAAAGAATTTGTTGCATTAATGATGAAAAAACACCCGGAAAAATACGAAGAATAA
- the rbfA gene encoding 30S ribosome-binding factor RbfA yields the protein MSKSINTLRKESQLKTMIAQIVTTELTNTNIINPTVIDCELSADSSHAKVFVTFSEKSDDGIEAIRNASGFIRKSLSKNLNWRKVPEIHFELDHVIDDAMKIEKILAKIKTDE from the coding sequence ATGAGTAAAAGCATTAATACATTAAGAAAAGAAAGTCAGTTAAAAACAATGATCGCACAAATTGTTACGACAGAATTAACAAACACAAACATTATTAATCCGACCGTTATAGACTGCGAACTTTCTGCAGATTCTTCACACGCAAAGGTTTTTGTCACATTCAGTGAAAAATCAGATGATGGAATTGAAGCAATCAGAAACGCTTCAGGTTTCATTAGAAAATCACTATCAAAAAATTTAAATTGAAGAAAAGTTCCTGAAATACACTTTGAACTAGACCACGTTATCGATGACGCTATGAAAATTGAAAAAATTCTAGCAAAAATCAAAACTGATGAATAA